The Rhododendron vialii isolate Sample 1 chromosome 8a, ASM3025357v1 genome has a window encoding:
- the LOC131298890 gene encoding photosystem I assembly factor PSA3, chloroplastic, giving the protein MVVVTQTATLFSLHAKTSPPLPLLYLRHLYKIPTTGKRRSVKNHSNGAVLSVRAYMEDSNTLSGFANKVIGSLPVVGLIARILSDEGGLGGDTIDFAEFRRRVGNKCSVNDSRAFIEFKDRRGRSGDSLYVLLCCWLAAVGAGLLKSEEILEGVARLRLSNDIEFEEETFISMMNEAKEKRAKLNVQTPVVPMEARAEKALEAIYVCCFGRDPMEEEDERLLCIMLNAVFPSVGQPEINRIVKDKATKVAEGGEDERAPEPKPLSEEAVQLQMKELQFLKQNSST; this is encoded by the exons ATGGTGGTTGTGACCCAAACTGCCACTCTTTTTTCCCTCCACGCCAAAACCTCCCCACCACTTCCTCTTCTCTACCTCCGCCACCTCTACAAAATCCCCACCACCGGAAAACGCAGATCAGTAAAGAATCATTCCAATGGGGCGGTCCTCTCCGTCAGAGCTTACATGGAGGACTCAAACACTCTCTCTGGTTTCGCCAACAAGGTAATTGGGTCACTGCCCGTTGTCGGCCTCATAGCCAGAATCTTGAGCGACGAAGGCGGCCTCGGCGGCGACACCATCGATTTCGCCGAGTTTCGGAGGAGGGTTGGGAATAAGTGTTCTGTCAATGACTCTAGAGCTTTCATTGAATTCAAAGATCGCCGCGGCCGG TCAGGGGATTCACTGTACGTATTGCTATGCTGCTGGTTAGCCGCAGTTGGTGCTGGTCTGCTCAAATCTGAGGAAATTTTGGAGGGGGTGGCGAGGCTTCGGTTATCAAATGACATAGAATTTGAAGAGGAGACTTTTATTTCCATGATGAACGAAGCAAAAGAG AAACGAGCAAAGCTAAACGTCCAGACTCCTGTTGTCCCGATGGAGGCTCGAGCTGAGAAAGCCCTTGAAGCTATTTATGTTTGCTGCTTCGGCAGGGAcccaatggaagaagaagatgagagaTTATTGTGTATCATGCTGAATGCTGTTTTCCCCTCAGTTGGGCAACCGGAGATAAACAGAATCGTAAAAGATAAGGCAACAAAAGTAGCAGAAGGCGGAGAAGATGAAAGGGCTCCCGAACCAAAGCCATTGTCAGAAGAAGCTGTACAGCTTCAAATGAAGGAGCTCCAATTTCTCAAACAGAACAGTTCGACTTGA
- the LOC131298894 gene encoding bidirectional sugar transporter SWEET7b-like isoform X2 — protein MSWAIARTVIGIIGNVTSFFLFGSPIKEVAYRICKNKSVEGFQPYPYIGATINCIFWVFYGIITPNSTLVVTINSIGLFLQLVYLAIFLYFSKQQRRKIALFLLAEVAVTVVIACIALLAIHSKSTRSILVGVFSVLFGLILYGSPLIIMKKVIVTKSVEFMPVWLSVACFSNGVIWAAYALIKVPPTMRID, from the exons ATGTCTTGGGCAATTGCTCGCACTGTCATTGGCATTATTG GGAATGTCACCTCTTTCTTCCTGTTTGGCTCGCCAAT taaGGAGGTGGCTTACAGAATTTGCAAGAACAAATCAGTGGAGGGCTTCCAGCCATATCCGTACATTGGAGCCACGATAAACTGTATATTCTGGGTCTTTTACGGCATCATTACCCCAAACAGCACCCTCGTTGTCACAATCAATTCCATTGGTCTCTTTTTGCAGTTGGTCTATCTCGCCATATTCTTGTATTTTTCAAAGCAGCAAAGG CGCAAGATTGCTCTTTTTCTCTTGGCCGAGGTGGCAGTCACTGTTGTTATTGCTTGTATTGCACTTCTAGCAATCCACTCCAAGAGCACTAGATCCATTCTTGTGGGTGTTTTCTCAGTTCTATTTGGACTGATTCTCTATGGCTCCCCTCTCATCATCATG AAAAAGGTTATCGTTACCAAAAGCGTGGAATTTATGCCCGTGTGGCTCTCTGTGGCCTGTTTCTCTAATGGTGTTATCTGGGCGGCCTATGCTTTGATCAAGGTTCCCCCCACCATGAGGATTGACTG A
- the LOC131298891 gene encoding uncharacterized protein At4g28440-like has translation MAEAKSTMRKPVFTKVDQLRPGTSGHNLTVKVVSAKTVLQKGRPDGPQVRQMRISECLVGDETGTIVFTARNEQVELMQTDATVILRNAKIDMFKGSMRLAVDKWGRVELTEPASFAVKEDNNLSLVEYELVNVVEE, from the exons ATGGCTGAAGCAAAATCAACTATGAGGAAACCAGTGTTCACAAAAGTTGATCAGCTGCGGCCTGGCACCAGTGGGCATAATCTCACTGTGAAGGTTGTTAGCGCGAAGACGGTACTGCAGAAGGGCCGTCCAGATGGCCCCCAAGTACGCCAAATGCGGATTTCTGAGTGCTTGGTTGGTGATGAAACTGGGACAATTGTATTTACTGCAAGGAATGAACAAG TGGAATTGATGCAGACTGATGCTACTGTTATTTTGCGCAATGCGAAAATCGACATGTTTAAGGGGTCAATGAGGCTTGCTGTGGATAAGTGGGGCCGCGTAGAACTGACCGAACCAGCCAGCTTCGCTGTTAAAGAGGATAATAACCTGTCATTGGTTGAATATGAACTGGTCAACGTGGTCGAAGAGTGA
- the LOC131298892 gene encoding uncharacterized protein LOC131298892, whose product MGAYCNDDLTLSPKYTFASSQDLRFSKHVHDNVHGNIYLDPFSLKFIDTEEFQRLHDLKQLGVAHMVYPGAVHSRFEHSLGVYWLAGEAVNKLKTHQGLELGIEHYDMQTVKLAGLLHDVGHGPFSHLFEREFLPQVLKGSKWSHEQMSVKMVDHIVDRHHIDIDSGTIKRVKEMILASSEFALPKSAKEKHFLYDIVANGRNGIDVDKFDYIVRDCRACGLGCNFQFPRLLETMRVLGDEICYRAKDYLTVHKLFATRADLYRTVYTHAKVKAIEFMVVDALLKANDYLDIASHVLDPSEYWKLDDTILKTIETAPDQELSEARDLILRIRRRDLYQFCNEYAVPKDKMENFKEVTAQDIVCSQKSSGVILKEEDVVVSNVRIDLTRGKSNPLESINFFKDYDSEEKFSIPDERISHLLPTSYQDMIVRVYSKKPELVGVLSEAFENFQLKTYGIKAQVHATPETKKRRI is encoded by the exons ATGGGAGCTTATTGCAACGAtgatctcactctctctcccaagTACACTTTCGCCTCCTCCCAAGATCTCAGATTCTCCAAGCACGTCCATGACAATGTCCACGGCAACATTTATCTCGATCCT TTCTCTCTGAAGTTCATAGATACTGAAGAGTTTCAAAG GCTTCATGATCTTAAACAACTTG GGGTGGCACACATGGTTTATCCAGGGGCTGTACATTCTAGGTTTGAACATTCTCTTGGAGTGTATTGGCTTGCTGGTGAGGCGGTTAACAAACTGAAAACTCATCAA GGCTTGGAGCTTGGTATTGAGCACTATGATATGCAAACAGTGAAACTTGCAG GACTGTTGCATGATGTAGGCCATGGCCCTTTCAGTCACTTGTTTGAACGGGAGTTTCTTCCTCAGGTTCTCAAGGGCTCTAAATG GTCTCATGAGCAAATGTCAGTGAAGATGGTAGACCACATTGTTGATAGGCACCATATTGACATTGACTCTGGAACCATTAAAAGAGTTAAG GAAATGATACTTGCTAGCTCTGAATTTGCTCTACCAAAA AGCGCAAAGGAGAAGCATTTCTTGTATGATATTGTTGCAAACGGTCGCAATGGAATCGATGTTGACAA GTTTGATTACATTGTCCGTGACTGCCGAGCATGTGGTCTTGGATGCAACTTTCAGTTTCCAag GTTATTGGAGACAATGCGAGTTTTGGGAGACGAGATATGCTATCGGGCTAAGGATT ATCTTACCGTCCACAAATTATTTGCCACTCGTGCCGATCTGTACAGAACAGTCTATACACATGCAAAAGTAAAG GCCATTGAGTTCATGGTTGTAGATGCTTTGTTAAAAGCAAATGATTATCTGGACATTGCATCTCATGTTCTGGATCCTTCTGAATACTGGAAG TTAGATGATACGATATTAAAAACAATTGAGACAGCTCCAGACCAAGAATTAAGTGAAGCTAGAGATTTGATCCTTCGCATTCGCAGAAGGGATTTGTACCAG TTTTGCAATGAGTATGCTGTTCCTAAagacaaaatggaaaatttcaaAGAGGTCACAGCACAAGATATTGTTTGTTCACAG AAATCGAGTGGAGTGATTCTTAAAGAAGAAGATGTTGTTGTTAGCAATGTCAGGATCGATTTGACTCGTGGGAAGAGTAATCCACTAGAGAG TATCAATTTTTTCAAG GATTATGATAGCGAGGAGAAGTTTTCTATTCCAGATGAACGCATAAGCCACTTGCTCCCGACATCTTATCAAGATATGATAGTGAGAGTATACTCCAAAAAGCCAGAACTG GTTGGAGTGCTTTCTGAggcttttgaaaattttcagctCAAGACATACGGGATCAAAGCACAGGTACATGCAACACCAGAGACGAAAAAACGGCGCATATGA
- the LOC131298894 gene encoding bidirectional sugar transporter SWEET6b-like isoform X1, which produces MSWAIARTVIGIIGNVTSFFLFGSPIKEVAYRICKNKSVEGFQPYPYIGATINCIFWVFYGIITPNSTLVVTINSIGLFLQLVYLAIFLYFSKQQRRKIALFLLAEVAVTVVIACIALLAIHSKSTRSILVGVFSVLFGLILYGSPLIIMKKVIVTKSVEFMPVWLSVACFSNGVIWAAYALIKVPPTMRIDWYILISNGVGAIFAAAQLILYATYYSSTPKSKTSDDPKKPKGSKPEVQLSEV; this is translated from the exons ATGTCTTGGGCAATTGCTCGCACTGTCATTGGCATTATTG GGAATGTCACCTCTTTCTTCCTGTTTGGCTCGCCAAT taaGGAGGTGGCTTACAGAATTTGCAAGAACAAATCAGTGGAGGGCTTCCAGCCATATCCGTACATTGGAGCCACGATAAACTGTATATTCTGGGTCTTTTACGGCATCATTACCCCAAACAGCACCCTCGTTGTCACAATCAATTCCATTGGTCTCTTTTTGCAGTTGGTCTATCTCGCCATATTCTTGTATTTTTCAAAGCAGCAAAGG CGCAAGATTGCTCTTTTTCTCTTGGCCGAGGTGGCAGTCACTGTTGTTATTGCTTGTATTGCACTTCTAGCAATCCACTCCAAGAGCACTAGATCCATTCTTGTGGGTGTTTTCTCAGTTCTATTTGGACTGATTCTCTATGGCTCCCCTCTCATCATCATG AAAAAGGTTATCGTTACCAAAAGCGTGGAATTTATGCCCGTGTGGCTCTCTGTGGCCTGTTTCTCTAATGGTGTTATCTGGGCGGCCTATGCTTTGATCAAGGTTCCCCCCACCATGAGGATTGACTGGTACATCTTG ATTTCCAATGGTGTTGGAGCAATTTTCGCCGCTGCCCAGCTCATTCTGTACGCCACTTATTACAGTTCAACTCCGAAATCAAAGACCAGTGATGATCCGAAGAAGCCGAAGGGCTCGAAACCTGAGGTGCAGCTATCGGAAGTCTGA
- the LOC131298893 gene encoding peptidyl-prolyl cis-trans isomerase CYP38, chloroplastic yields MAAIVSCHYSSSLSTTSKLINPQLSTNFVRFSNSQKNTSFHRFVPRCSSQIPRHHKQRDRLFPLKECAISIALAVGLITGAPTLGWSSYANAATQALPDLSVLISGPPIKDPGALLRYALPVDNKAIREVQKPLEDITDSLKIAGVKALDSVERNVRQASRAFKQGKSLIVSGLAESKKDHGIELLGKLEAGMDELQQIVEDRKRDAVASKQKELLNYVGGVEEDMVDGFPYEVPEEYQNMPLLKGRATVDMKVKVKDNPSLDECVFRIVLDGYNAPVTAGNFVDLVERHFYDGMEIQRADGFVVQTGDPEGPAEGFIDPSTGKTRTIPLEIMAMGEKAPFYGATLEELGLYKAQTKLPFNAFGTMAMARDEFDDNSASSQVFWLLKESELTPSNANILDGRYSVFGYVTENEDFLADVKVGDVIESIQVVSGLDNLANPSYKIAG; encoded by the exons ATGGCGGCAATTGTATCCTGCCATtactcttcttctctttctacCACCTCAAAACTCATCAACCCTCAATTATCCACCAATTTTGTCCGGTTTTCAAATTCCCAGAAGAATACCTCGTTCCACCGATTCGTGCCGCGCTGTTCTTCCCAAATCCCTCGCCACCATAAACAG AGAGATAGGTTATTTCCATTGAAGGAATGTGCGATTTCAATTGCATTGGCTGTTGGATTGATAACTGGAGCACCTACATTGGGTTGGTCTAGTTATGCCAATGCAGCAACTCAGGCATTGCCAGATTTGTCAGTGTTAATATCGGGGCCGCCAATTAAGGATCCGGGAGCATTGTTGAGATATGCTTTGCCTGTTGACAACAAAGCTATAAGGGAAGTTCAAAAGCCACTTGAAGATATCACAGACAGTCTCAAGATTGCTGGAGTCAAGGCACTTGATTCTGTGGAAAGA AATGTGAGGCAGGCGTCTAGGGCTTTTAAGCAGGGTAAAAGTCTAATTGTTTCGGGATTGGCTGAATCAAAGAAGGATCATGGAATTGAATTGCTTGGCAAGCTTGAAGCTGGCATGGATGAGCTCCAACAGATTGTGGAAGATAGAAAACGTGATGCAGTAGCGTCTAAACAGAAAGAGCTACTTAATTATGTTGGAGG TGTTGAAGAGGATATGGTGGATGGCTTTCCATACGAAGTGCCTGAAGAATACCAAAATATGCCTTTACTGAAAGGAAGGGCCACTGTGGATATGAAGGTCAAGGTCAAGGATAACCCTAGCCTGGACGAGTGTGTGTTCCGCATTGTCCTGGATGGTTATAATGCTCCAGTAACAGCCGGAAATTTCGTTGATTTGGTGGAAAGGCATTTCTATGACGGCATGGAAATCCAAAGAG CTGATGGCTTTGTAGTCCAAACTGGAGATCCTGAGGGCCCAGCTGAGGGCTTTATTGATCCCAGTACAGGGAAGACACGTACAATTCCGTTGGAAATTATGGCTATGGGAGAGAAAGCACCTTTCTATGGAGCAACTTTGGAA GAGCTTGGTCTTTACAAGGCTCAAACAAAGCTTCCATTCAATGCATTTGGAACAATGGCTATGGCCAGAGAT GAGTTTGATGACAACTCTGCTTCAAGCCAAGTTTTTTGGCTATTGAAAGAAAGTGAACTAACTCCGAGTAATGCCAACATATTGGACGGTCGATATTCAGTATTCGGTTACGTAACAGAAAATGAAGATTTTTTGGCAGATGTTAAGGTTGGAGATGTCATAGAGTCAATTCAAGTGGTTTCTGGCCTTGATAATCTTGCCAACCCAAGCTACAAGATTGCTGGTTAG
- the LOC131298895 gene encoding bidirectional sugar transporter SWEET4-like, translated as MKKVIDTKSVEYMPFWLSMAWFSDGVIWAAYALIKVPPTMRIDWYILTANGLAAICAAAQLVLCAMYFGSTPKSKTNDDDPKKPKKM; from the exons ATG aaaaaggtTATCGATACCAAAAGCGTGGAATATATGCCCTTCTGGCTCTCTATGGCCTGGTTCTCTGATGGTGTTATCTGGGCGGCCTATGCTTTGATCAAGGTTCCCCCCACCATGAGGATTGACTGGTACATCTTG ACTGCCAATGGTCTTGCAGCAATTTGCGCTGCTGCCCAGCTCGTTCTGTGCGCCATGTATTTCGGTTCAACTCCAAAATCGAAGACCAATGATGATGATCCgaagaagccaaaaaaaatgtaa